One window of the Candidatus Microbacterium colombiense genome contains the following:
- a CDS encoding LacI family DNA-binding transcriptional regulator → MLNGLSRLTIATVPRKVKCVSCDLDRYASEVLKEGEMSSKRVTLADVAKRAGLSSAAASMILNGRPDTRLSQAAHDRVIAAAEELGYRPNVAARGLRTDKTHTIGFISDVVATTRFASGLIKGALEAAEAAGHVVLVLETGGEPKRETEAIAAVLDRQVDGIVFATMRARELFVPSVPAGTPVVMLNATNAHHHVSVLPDEETGGRMAVRLLAEQGHRAGIALIGQSDTVEKDAFRSATVARRVRGVRSEMAERNLEFVAEESIWLWEPEPGYAATKALLERRDDVKALLCMNDRLAFGAYQAIAELGLSVPDDISIVSFDNDEVAAYLRPGLTTLALPHEAMGRTAVELLLSGERAGETLLPMPVIERASIAAPRAT, encoded by the coding sequence TTGCTGAATGGATTAAGCAGACTCACTATTGCAACCGTTCCGCGGAAAGTCAAGTGTGTCTCCTGCGACCTCGACCGGTACGCTTCGGAAGTCCTCAAGGAAGGTGAAATGTCCAGCAAACGCGTCACTCTGGCCGACGTCGCCAAACGAGCGGGGCTGTCCTCCGCCGCGGCCTCGATGATTCTGAACGGTCGTCCGGACACTCGACTGTCGCAGGCCGCCCATGACCGAGTGATCGCAGCCGCGGAGGAGCTCGGCTACCGCCCGAACGTCGCGGCGCGAGGCCTCCGCACCGACAAGACGCACACGATCGGGTTCATCTCAGACGTGGTCGCCACCACGCGATTCGCGAGTGGTCTGATCAAGGGGGCCCTGGAGGCCGCCGAAGCGGCTGGGCATGTCGTGCTCGTGCTCGAGACCGGTGGGGAGCCGAAGCGAGAGACGGAGGCCATCGCTGCGGTGCTCGACCGACAGGTGGATGGAATCGTCTTCGCGACGATGCGCGCCCGCGAACTCTTCGTGCCTTCGGTCCCCGCCGGCACCCCGGTCGTCATGCTCAATGCGACGAACGCGCACCATCATGTGTCTGTACTCCCAGACGAAGAGACGGGAGGTCGCATGGCCGTCCGTCTCCTGGCAGAGCAGGGGCATCGCGCCGGAATCGCCCTCATCGGCCAGAGCGACACGGTCGAGAAGGATGCTTTTCGATCTGCCACCGTCGCACGGCGCGTTCGCGGCGTCAGATCGGAGATGGCAGAACGGAATCTAGAGTTCGTTGCGGAAGAGTCGATTTGGCTGTGGGAGCCCGAGCCCGGCTACGCAGCGACGAAGGCACTCCTCGAGCGTCGAGACGACGTGAAAGCTCTGCTGTGCATGAACGACCGCCTCGCTTTCGGCGCATACCAGGCCATTGCCGAATTGGGATTGTCGGTCCCTGATGACATCTCGATCGTCTCGTTCGACAACGACGAGGTGGCAGCCTATCTGAGGCCAGGACTCACGACCCTCGCTCTCCCGCATGAGGCGATGGGGCGGACAGCTGTCGAATTGCTCTTGTCGGGCGAGCGAGCAGGCGAGACGCTCCTGCCGATGCCAGTCATCGAACGAGCGTCGATCGCCGCCCCGCGAGCGACCTGA
- a CDS encoding extracellular solute-binding protein, with the protein MAHSRSRTRFAGGYLGATALAVTTVLALAGCAPGSNNTPKPTSDVQVSTELTTEDVTLTIADETGFPLTDELAAEFTKQHPNVKFNVTRDTFANLTANAPKLLASDTPPDLIRLPTIGDTVRDGLLANLDPYFDAYGWDKWSESQLAPLRVSEDGVRGSGSLYQLGLGYSVTGIYMNVELAKQAGIDAPPATLAELEEDLAAAKAAGILPIMAGDKDGVVNFVVQAAMNQYADKQDFSDWIYNVPGATYDTPGNLKGAELIRKWADAGYFPSDINAIDYASFVTRFQDGEALFTFNGNWAATDTEAKMGDNVEYFLVPPAEKGGTHVAMGAANSFSVAAGSKHLNEIVYFLNWIHTDPTARQIVLDVTAASPGGDPEQEQPKAPEGSLIADSLAMSAQIAAEDGQIDFMANATAGIYAGSIIPESQQLVTSKITGEEFVTRVQAFYEQELAN; encoded by the coding sequence ATGGCACATTCGCGATCCCGCACGCGATTCGCGGGCGGATACCTCGGGGCCACCGCGCTCGCAGTCACGACGGTGCTCGCACTGGCCGGTTGCGCGCCAGGCAGCAACAACACACCCAAGCCAACCAGTGATGTCCAGGTCAGCACCGAACTCACGACCGAAGACGTCACCCTCACGATCGCCGACGAGACGGGCTTCCCGCTCACGGACGAGCTGGCTGCGGAGTTCACCAAGCAGCACCCCAACGTGAAGTTCAACGTCACGCGCGACACGTTCGCGAACCTCACCGCCAACGCTCCGAAGCTGCTCGCCAGCGACACCCCGCCGGACCTGATCCGTCTCCCCACGATCGGCGACACCGTGCGGGACGGTCTTCTGGCGAACCTCGATCCCTACTTCGACGCTTACGGGTGGGACAAATGGTCGGAGTCGCAGCTCGCTCCGCTCCGGGTGAGCGAGGACGGCGTGCGTGGTTCCGGCTCGTTGTACCAACTCGGTCTCGGGTACAGCGTCACGGGCATCTACATGAATGTCGAGCTTGCAAAGCAGGCAGGCATCGACGCACCCCCCGCCACGCTCGCCGAGCTGGAGGAAGACCTCGCTGCCGCAAAGGCTGCGGGAATCCTCCCGATCATGGCGGGAGACAAGGACGGCGTCGTCAACTTCGTCGTACAGGCAGCGATGAACCAGTATGCGGACAAGCAGGACTTCTCGGACTGGATCTACAACGTCCCCGGCGCTACCTACGACACGCCTGGCAACCTCAAGGGCGCGGAGCTCATCCGTAAGTGGGCAGATGCGGGCTACTTCCCGAGCGACATCAACGCCATCGACTACGCCTCTTTCGTGACCCGCTTCCAGGACGGTGAGGCGCTGTTCACGTTCAACGGGAACTGGGCAGCCACCGACACCGAGGCGAAGATGGGAGACAACGTCGAGTACTTCCTCGTGCCACCGGCCGAGAAGGGCGGCACGCACGTCGCGATGGGAGCGGCGAACTCCTTCTCCGTCGCTGCCGGGTCGAAGCACCTCAACGAGATCGTCTACTTCCTCAACTGGATCCACACCGATCCGACTGCTCGCCAGATCGTGCTGGATGTGACCGCAGCATCCCCTGGTGGGGATCCCGAGCAGGAGCAGCCGAAGGCTCCTGAAGGGTCGCTGATCGCGGACTCGCTCGCGATGTCCGCTCAGATCGCTGCCGAGGACGGACAGATCGACTTCATGGCGAACGCGACCGCCGGCATCTACGCAGGTTCGATCATTCCTGAATCGCAGCAGCTGGTCACCAGCAAGATCACCGGAGAAGAGTTCGTCACGCGCGTTCAGGCCTTCTATGAGCAGGAACTCGCGAACTGA
- a CDS encoding sugar ABC transporter permease codes for MTDSITPRRAGARASARRGAITGWLFIAPALLAYVGFVIYPLITGVQYSFYRWNGVGPSEWVGLANYFRVFTDETLLGSILNAFVLIAYFTVIPVAAGLMLATLIRSMKPGFFSSLSQTILFLPQIIPLAAAGIAWSWMYAQTGAVNQLLNAVGLGSLARPWLGDFQTALPAVGLIGSWVLTGLCTVLFLTGIGKIDQSLYEAVRLDGASWWREFFTITVPGLRQEIAVLTTLTVIAALSSFDIIYTTTLGGPGRSTLVPGISIYRIGFTQSDVGLASAFGIVLMVLVLACVLPIQRLARVRDR; via the coding sequence ATGACTGATTCGATTACACCTCGTCGGGCCGGCGCACGCGCGTCGGCCCGACGAGGAGCCATCACCGGATGGCTCTTTATCGCGCCGGCGCTTCTCGCGTACGTCGGCTTCGTGATCTATCCACTGATCACAGGAGTGCAGTACTCGTTCTACCGCTGGAACGGCGTCGGTCCGTCCGAGTGGGTGGGCCTGGCCAACTACTTCCGCGTCTTCACAGATGAGACGCTGCTCGGATCGATCCTGAACGCCTTCGTGCTCATCGCGTACTTCACGGTTATCCCCGTCGCTGCCGGCCTGATGCTCGCCACGCTCATCCGGTCGATGAAGCCGGGCTTCTTCTCCAGCCTCTCGCAGACGATCCTCTTCCTCCCGCAGATCATCCCGCTCGCCGCTGCGGGTATCGCCTGGTCGTGGATGTACGCGCAGACGGGTGCCGTGAATCAATTGCTGAACGCGGTCGGCCTCGGGTCTCTCGCCCGCCCGTGGCTCGGTGACTTCCAGACGGCGCTCCCCGCTGTCGGCCTGATCGGCTCATGGGTGCTGACGGGACTCTGCACGGTCCTCTTCCTCACCGGTATCGGCAAGATCGACCAATCGCTGTACGAAGCTGTGCGCCTGGACGGTGCGAGCTGGTGGCGCGAGTTCTTCACCATCACCGTCCCTGGTCTGCGACAGGAGATCGCGGTTCTCACGACGCTCACCGTCATCGCCGCGCTCAGCAGCTTCGACATCATCTACACCACGACCCTCGGAGGACCAGGCCGCTCGACGCTGGTTCCCGGTATCTCCATCTATCGAATCGGATTCACCCAGAGCGACGTCGGGCTCGCATCGGCGTTCGGCATCGTCCTCATGGTGCTCGTGCTCGCATGCGTCCTCCCCATCCAGCGTCTGGCGAGAGTGAGAGACCGTTGA
- a CDS encoding carbohydrate ABC transporter permease — MIVNKSEVIIGRIVLIVVLLLTVIPIVNMLSAALQPADRNPTGLAWPTDPQWGNFVTAFETGHVFQLMGSSLFIVVFVVPICLLFATLAGYALGNLRMKGGRFLFIFLLLGLTIPFEALIIPLYYQIQSMGLLNTQWAIILPLIGLYMPFSVIWMRAHFVSVPQELSEAARVDGATTIQEFRRIQLPLARPALSALAILLFLWTWNQFLLPVVLVSDPLNRTVAGALTFFQGQYSSSLPLLNAGALIIIVPTILVFVIFQRQFIKALLQGAVKG, encoded by the coding sequence TTGATCGTCAACAAATCGGAAGTCATCATCGGGCGGATCGTTCTGATCGTCGTCCTCCTGCTGACGGTCATCCCGATCGTCAACATGCTGTCCGCGGCCCTGCAACCGGCAGACAGAAATCCCACCGGCCTCGCATGGCCGACCGATCCTCAGTGGGGCAATTTCGTCACAGCCTTCGAAACCGGCCACGTGTTCCAGCTGATGGGCTCAAGCCTGTTCATCGTGGTGTTCGTCGTGCCCATCTGCCTTCTGTTCGCCACTCTTGCCGGCTATGCCCTGGGCAACCTGCGGATGAAGGGTGGGCGCTTCCTGTTCATATTCCTTCTTCTCGGGCTGACGATCCCTTTCGAAGCACTGATCATTCCGCTCTACTACCAGATCCAGAGCATGGGCCTGCTGAACACTCAGTGGGCGATCATCCTCCCGCTGATCGGGCTCTATATGCCGTTCAGCGTGATCTGGATGCGGGCACATTTTGTGAGCGTGCCGCAAGAGCTTTCAGAGGCCGCTCGAGTGGACGGCGCCACAACGATCCAGGAGTTCCGTCGGATCCAGCTTCCCCTCGCGCGTCCTGCGTTGTCTGCGCTGGCCATTCTGCTGTTCCTCTGGACGTGGAACCAGTTCCTCCTGCCCGTCGTGCTCGTATCCGACCCCCTCAACAGAACGGTCGCCGGCGCGCTCACGTTCTTCCAAGGCCAATACTCCAGCAGCCTCCCGCTGCTCAACGCCGGCGCATTGATCATCATCGTTCCGACGATCCTCGTGTTCGTGATCTTCCAGCGCCAGTTCATCAAGGCCTTGCTGCAAGGCGCGGTCAAGGGCTGA
- a CDS encoding family 43 glycosylhydrolase, protein MTFTLTTHWVWDFWLADDGERFHMYYLHAPKSLGDQNLRHRNATIGHATSIDLKTWANHGEVLRPGDEDGFDGSATWTGSIVRDATGLWRMYYTGSRFLSHDSHANVETIGLATSSDLHNWTKADHSVSTAAPRWYETLGSSTWPEEAWRDPWVYADPSGSGWHMLITARSNAGDERDRGVIGHAISADLDVWEAVPALSTPGSGFTHLEVPQVAEIDGRFALLFSCDTTHLAGERAGQVGGIWAVETDSPTGPFNVADAALLASDALYSGRLIQDREGSWQMLAFENSTDDGGFVGILSDPVPIRWSGSHGPLELLLPSEERA, encoded by the coding sequence ATGACGTTCACTCTCACCACACATTGGGTGTGGGATTTCTGGCTCGCTGACGACGGCGAGAGGTTCCACATGTACTACCTGCACGCGCCGAAGTCTCTCGGTGATCAGAACCTCAGGCACCGCAACGCGACAATCGGCCACGCGACATCGATCGACTTGAAGACGTGGGCGAATCATGGCGAGGTGCTGCGCCCCGGCGATGAGGACGGATTCGACGGCAGCGCGACCTGGACGGGCAGCATCGTCCGCGACGCGACCGGGTTATGGCGCATGTACTACACGGGCTCTCGCTTCCTGTCCCATGACTCGCACGCCAACGTCGAGACCATCGGGCTCGCCACCTCCTCCGACCTGCACAACTGGACGAAAGCCGACCACTCGGTGAGCACCGCAGCACCGCGATGGTACGAAACGCTCGGGAGCTCCACCTGGCCGGAGGAAGCCTGGCGTGATCCGTGGGTGTACGCCGACCCATCCGGCAGCGGGTGGCACATGCTCATCACAGCCAGATCCAACGCCGGGGATGAACGCGATCGCGGCGTGATCGGACATGCGATCTCGGCGGACCTCGACGTGTGGGAAGCCGTTCCCGCTTTGTCCACCCCTGGATCTGGGTTCACGCACTTGGAGGTTCCCCAGGTCGCGGAGATCGATGGACGATTCGCGCTCCTGTTCTCGTGTGACACCACTCACCTGGCAGGCGAGCGTGCTGGCCAAGTCGGTGGCATCTGGGCAGTCGAGACGGACTCGCCGACCGGCCCGTTCAATGTCGCGGACGCTGCGCTTCTCGCCTCCGATGCGTTGTACAGCGGACGCCTCATCCAGGATCGAGAAGGGAGCTGGCAGATGCTCGCCTTCGAGAACAGCACCGATGATGGCGGTTTCGTCGGCATCCTCTCCGATCCGGTACCGATCCGGTGGTCCGGTTCACACGGCCCACTCGAACTTCTCTTGCCCAGTGAGGAACGCGCATGA
- a CDS encoding serine hydrolase: MKLQTHGTVAPGFERIRDEFEAGFAEKPDMGAALSILHHGQPVVDLWGGIADERSRAAWSGETISVIFSCTKGLVSILAARLVQEGLLDYEAPVVTYWPEFAAAGKEDVRVKHLLSHRSGLSAPRSPLTVEQIVDWDEVVRQLEAQAPLWEPDSGYAYHAITHGWLIGEVIRRVSGRSVGQYFADVVTTPLGVDAWIGLPAKEGPRVAHMQVGSTLAELTAQQAAARNHDEIDWSRRAMTLGGALAPELIGPGESDGFNSSDIHQAEIPGAGGIASARALAAIWSATITSVGGVRLLDDETIATATVPQSEGSPVWSIPGPWPRWGMGFQLDSEARRYTTAHGFGHDGAGGQVAFADPAAGVGFAYLTNQMEAIDDLRGTRVVDALRAALGL; the protein is encoded by the coding sequence ATGAAACTTCAGACTCACGGAACAGTCGCACCTGGCTTCGAGCGGATCCGCGATGAGTTCGAGGCGGGCTTCGCAGAGAAGCCCGACATGGGGGCGGCGCTCTCGATCCTTCACCACGGTCAACCGGTCGTCGATCTCTGGGGTGGCATCGCTGACGAGCGGTCCCGCGCGGCGTGGTCAGGGGAGACCATCAGCGTGATCTTCTCCTGCACCAAGGGGCTCGTCTCCATCCTGGCTGCCCGCCTCGTCCAGGAGGGCCTCCTCGACTACGAGGCCCCGGTGGTGACGTACTGGCCGGAGTTCGCGGCGGCGGGGAAAGAAGATGTGCGGGTCAAGCACCTGCTGTCCCATCGCTCCGGCCTCTCCGCGCCGCGCTCGCCCCTGACGGTGGAACAGATCGTCGATTGGGACGAGGTCGTTCGTCAGCTGGAAGCCCAGGCGCCTCTGTGGGAGCCGGACAGTGGTTACGCGTATCACGCGATCACCCACGGGTGGCTCATCGGTGAGGTCATCAGACGAGTCTCCGGTCGAAGCGTCGGCCAGTACTTCGCTGACGTCGTCACCACTCCACTTGGCGTCGATGCGTGGATCGGGCTCCCTGCGAAGGAGGGCCCGCGTGTGGCGCACATGCAGGTCGGATCGACGCTCGCGGAGCTCACTGCTCAGCAGGCCGCGGCCCGAAACCACGACGAGATCGACTGGAGCCGCCGAGCGATGACTCTCGGCGGAGCCCTCGCCCCCGAACTCATCGGACCCGGGGAATCAGATGGCTTCAACAGTTCCGACATTCACCAGGCAGAGATTCCTGGCGCTGGTGGCATCGCATCGGCGCGGGCGCTTGCGGCGATCTGGTCAGCGACCATCACCTCCGTCGGCGGCGTGCGTCTCCTCGACGATGAGACCATCGCCACAGCGACGGTCCCGCAGTCGGAGGGATCGCCTGTGTGGAGTATCCCCGGACCGTGGCCACGCTGGGGAATGGGCTTCCAGTTGGACTCAGAGGCTCGTCGATACACGACCGCGCACGGGTTCGGCCATGACGGCGCAGGTGGACAAGTGGCGTTCGCTGACCCCGCCGCAGGAGTGGGATTCGCGTACCTGACAAACCAGATGGAGGCGATCGACGACCTTCGCGGCACGCGCGTCGTAGACGCCCTTCGCGCAGCCCTCGGCCTCTGA
- a CDS encoding TlpA disulfide reductase family protein, which translates to MPLASTVLPPRSGRSSRTVRSRRVIGAALAAVLAIGLSACAPDPVSESFLSGDNTGYVAAKGAIKEIPVADRGEPVTFAGVTEDGEAFDSADLAGQVTVVNFWYAGCAPCRVEAGDLESVWQDFSEQDVAFVGINTRDQADTAKAFSDEFKVTYPSLIDVDTAEAKLAFAEVIPVAATPTTLVLDKQGRVAARIIGPIDGTSILSTLVKDALAETP; encoded by the coding sequence GTGCCACTCGCCTCGACGGTTCTTCCGCCCCGCAGCGGCCGCTCCTCCCGCACCGTGCGTTCGCGCCGTGTGATCGGAGCCGCGCTCGCCGCCGTTTTGGCGATCGGTCTGAGCGCCTGTGCTCCCGATCCGGTGAGCGAATCGTTCCTGAGCGGCGACAACACCGGCTACGTGGCCGCGAAGGGCGCGATCAAGGAGATCCCCGTCGCCGACCGCGGAGAACCCGTCACCTTCGCCGGCGTCACCGAAGACGGCGAGGCCTTCGACAGTGCCGACCTCGCCGGTCAGGTCACGGTCGTCAACTTCTGGTACGCCGGCTGCGCCCCGTGTCGCGTGGAGGCGGGCGACCTCGAGAGCGTCTGGCAGGACTTCAGCGAGCAGGACGTCGCTTTCGTGGGCATCAACACCCGCGATCAGGCGGACACCGCCAAAGCCTTCTCCGACGAGTTCAAGGTCACGTACCCCAGCCTGATCGACGTCGACACGGCCGAGGCCAAGCTCGCGTTCGCCGAGGTCATCCCGGTCGCCGCGACGCCGACCACGCTCGTGCTCGACAAGCAGGGCCGCGTCGCCGCGCGCATCATCGGCCCGATCGACGGCACCTCGATCCTCTCCACGCTCGTCAAGGACGCGCTCGCGGAGACCCCGTGA
- a CDS encoding cytochrome c biogenesis protein CcdA: MNADAIIGSGALWLAVPVAMLAGLVSFLSPCVLPLVPGYLGFLGGAVAPRTSNAGEATTAGRGRLVLGVLLFILGFSVVFVAFTILGGTAGVFFLRWGELITRILGVVVILMGLVFLGLFGFAQREFRFHVDSKYGVIGAPLLGLALGIGWAPCMGPTLAAIVALSFNAGDPVRAGFLGLAYSLGLGIPFLLVALGFGWATKTVGFLRRHIRIVNIVGGALLIALGVLMVTGLWTDIMSRLTAVISSVPLPL, translated from the coding sequence GTGAACGCCGACGCGATCATCGGCTCCGGCGCCCTTTGGCTCGCCGTCCCGGTCGCGATGCTGGCGGGGCTCGTCTCCTTCCTCTCACCGTGCGTGCTGCCACTCGTGCCCGGCTACCTCGGATTCCTCGGGGGCGCGGTCGCACCCCGAACGTCGAACGCCGGTGAGGCGACCACCGCAGGGCGCGGTCGCCTGGTCCTCGGCGTGCTGCTGTTCATCCTCGGGTTCAGCGTGGTGTTCGTCGCATTCACGATCCTCGGTGGCACGGCCGGTGTCTTCTTCCTGCGCTGGGGCGAGCTGATCACCCGCATCCTGGGCGTCGTGGTCATCCTGATGGGACTCGTGTTCCTCGGACTCTTCGGTTTCGCGCAGCGCGAGTTCCGCTTCCACGTCGACTCGAAGTACGGGGTGATCGGCGCGCCCCTGCTCGGTCTCGCCCTCGGCATCGGCTGGGCGCCGTGCATGGGGCCGACCCTGGCGGCGATCGTCGCCCTGTCGTTCAACGCCGGCGACCCCGTGCGCGCGGGTTTCCTCGGACTCGCCTACTCTCTCGGACTCGGCATCCCGTTCCTGCTCGTGGCGTTGGGCTTCGGGTGGGCGACGAAGACGGTCGGGTTCCTCCGCCGCCACATCCGCATCGTGAACATCGTCGGTGGTGCGCTGCTGATCGCGCTGGGCGTGCTGATGGTCACCGGGCTGTGGACCGACATCATGTCGCGATTGACGGCGGTGATCAGCAGTGTCCCGCTCCCCCTCTGA